The Cohnella abietis genome has a segment encoding these proteins:
- a CDS encoding carbohydrate-binding family 9-like protein has translation MKKNSIVIKHSNDDSAAIWSTIDPLILDHHLWPDNDYKPEVKARIYYSSDSLHIQFQTYEDDPTITYFKSNDPVCRDSCVEFFFQPVPALDQRYLNFELNAAGTLLLGLGTGRNDLTQVADMTTEIFQIKPATGLTDSEFGRRYWELEFRIPFTFISSLFPDFEAVSGAVMSGNFYKCGDDTPAPHYLSWNLVTSETPDFHRSSDFGQIIFGASS, from the coding sequence ATGAAAAAAAATAGTATCGTCATAAAGCACTCAAATGATGACAGTGCAGCTATCTGGAGCACAATCGATCCGCTTATTCTTGATCATCACCTATGGCCGGACAATGATTACAAGCCTGAAGTAAAGGCTCGTATCTATTACTCTAGCGATTCACTTCATATCCAATTCCAGACGTACGAGGATGACCCTACCATAACGTATTTTAAGTCGAATGATCCCGTGTGCAGGGACAGCTGCGTGGAGTTTTTCTTCCAACCGGTTCCCGCTCTCGATCAGCGCTATCTAAACTTTGAATTAAATGCAGCAGGCACGCTACTGCTTGGTCTTGGGACCGGAAGAAATGATCTTACTCAAGTAGCCGACATGACTACCGAAATATTTCAGATTAAACCAGCAACCGGATTAACAGATTCGGAATTTGGCAGGCGCTATTGGGAGTTGGAGTTCCGTATTCCTTTCACATTTATTAGCAGCCTCTTTCCTGATTTTGAAGCGGTATCCGGGGCCGTTATGAGTGGGAATTTCTACAAATGTGGTGATGACACGCCTGCTCCCCATTACCTCAGCTGGAATCTCGTAACGTCTGAGACACCTGATTTCCATCGCAGCTCCGATTTTGGACAAATCATATTTGGTGCGTCATCTTAA
- the dat gene encoding D-amino-acid transaminase — protein MSIAYLNGVFLALDEPALPIEERGHQFGDGVYEVIRIYGGKPFMLDEHLDRLYRSAEAIRLQLDSDRAFFQTIIHQLIDRSGLADLDIYLQVTRGIAPRNHTFPNCPVSISMTAKPSRATPVELKENGAAVWMHPDERWLNCHIKSLNLLPNILAKQVAADNDCLEAVLVRDGYVTEGSSSNIYIVEKGAIRTAPLTNQILAGITRIAVKRIAQELDIPFHEQPFTPEELRNADEAFLTSTTLEVMPVVRYHDDTVIGSGKPGTITQALSERLSALTL, from the coding sequence ATGAGCATTGCCTACTTAAATGGTGTTTTTCTAGCATTGGATGAGCCAGCTCTCCCTATTGAGGAAAGAGGACATCAATTCGGAGATGGAGTATATGAGGTTATTAGAATATATGGCGGGAAGCCCTTTATGCTTGATGAGCATTTGGACAGATTGTATCGCAGCGCAGAGGCAATCCGACTTCAGTTGGATTCAGACAGGGCGTTCTTCCAGACCATCATTCATCAACTAATAGATAGAAGCGGTCTTGCTGATCTCGATATTTATTTACAGGTGACCAGGGGCATCGCCCCTAGAAATCATACTTTTCCTAATTGTCCTGTTTCTATTTCAATGACAGCCAAGCCTTCTCGTGCCACTCCAGTCGAATTGAAGGAGAACGGTGCAGCGGTATGGATGCACCCTGATGAACGCTGGTTGAATTGTCATATTAAATCTCTAAATCTGCTCCCGAACATTTTGGCTAAACAAGTAGCAGCAGATAATGATTGTTTAGAAGCCGTTCTTGTGCGGGACGGATATGTTACCGAAGGCTCCAGCTCCAATATCTACATTGTTGAGAAAGGAGCTATCCGCACCGCACCACTCACCAATCAAATTTTGGCAGGGATTACACGGATAGCTGTCAAAAGAATTGCCCAAGAGCTCGATATCCCCTTTCACGAGCAGCCGTTTACTCCTGAGGAGCTTCGCAATGCGGATGAGGCTTTCCTGACGAGTACGACTTTGGAGGTTATGCCTGTCGTCCGATATCATGACGACACAGTCATTGGGAGCGGTAAACCAGGAACCATAACTCAGGCGTTGTCAGAACGTTTAAGTGCTTTAACGCTTTGA
- a CDS encoding MBOAT family protein: protein MMAASVLLIVICIPVLGYRISQLQLLVVKRSLVWAMALCSIVLADLIMFAQPAGLRMAAIIWVLLYAMKSVVYVESSSRDKRVLPVSHWITFHLWIGMRPYVFAKRKNKPYDDAGKYIRLGIVRLMIGLGLVALSWLVWQSAAQWNWNHRFSLIGTSCFLLMGLSFVGHFGILNILAGIWRYVGFDCQQLFRNPMMSRSLNEFWSRRWNLAFSEMTTLAVYRPLAGVFGKEGAAFASFLFSGILHELAITVPVRQGYGMPLLYFFIHGCCIAIERMLDKRGLSVSRIPWIGRAWTMLWLIFPVFLLFNRYFLTAIVWPIIGIY from the coding sequence ATGATGGCTGCTTCTGTATTGCTTATCGTTATATGTATTCCGGTGCTCGGTTACCGGATTTCTCAATTACAGTTGCTCGTTGTTAAACGCAGTTTAGTATGGGCAATGGCGCTCTGCTCTATAGTGCTTGCAGATCTAATTATGTTCGCTCAACCCGCGGGGTTAAGGATGGCAGCTATTATCTGGGTGTTATTATATGCGATGAAATCCGTTGTTTACGTTGAAAGCTCGAGTCGGGATAAGCGGGTGCTGCCCGTAAGTCATTGGATTACCTTTCACCTCTGGATTGGAATGAGACCCTATGTATTCGCTAAAAGAAAAAATAAACCGTACGATGATGCCGGCAAATATATTAGGCTTGGAATTGTTCGATTGATGATTGGTTTGGGGTTGGTGGCTCTATCGTGGCTAGTATGGCAATCGGCTGCTCAATGGAATTGGAATCATCGTTTCAGTCTGATTGGGACGAGCTGCTTCTTATTAATGGGCTTAAGCTTTGTGGGACATTTTGGCATACTGAATATTTTGGCGGGTATTTGGAGGTATGTCGGATTTGACTGCCAGCAATTATTCCGCAATCCGATGATGTCGAGAAGCTTGAATGAATTCTGGAGTCGGCGTTGGAATTTAGCTTTTTCGGAAATGACGACTTTGGCCGTATACCGTCCGTTGGCGGGTGTTTTCGGTAAAGAAGGGGCGGCGTTCGCATCCTTCCTGTTCTCGGGAATTCTCCATGAGCTGGCAATAACGGTACCCGTTCGGCAGGGCTATGGAATGCCTTTACTCTATTTTTTTATTCATGGCTGTTGCATTGCAATAGAGCGTATGTTGGATAAAAGAGGACTGTCGGTTTCCAGAATTCCGTGGATAGGTCGAGCATGGACGATGCTTTGGTTGATTTTTCCGGTCTTCCTCTTGTTTAATCGTTACTTTCTGACAGCTATCGTATGGCCGATTATAGGAATTTATTAA
- a CDS encoding glycoside hydrolase family 31 protein has product MGSQQLHIQLKEGEAWWGGDVTDGIHMPFGRKPFERDLTIGISGNQAAPLLVSSHGRYVWSEHPIRYSFANGALTVACDAGEVVLEDRGTDLRSAFLASAKNHFPSTGTLPDARFFTVPQYNLWIELQYEPTQDKTIEYAESVLANGFPPGVIMIDDNWMEDYGVWKFRSDRFPDPKAMTDKLHEMGFQVMLWTCPFVSPDNAANFRMLEREGFLLQDEHGEVAIRRWWNGYSAVLDCTNKDAVDWYCGQLGQLIDDYGIDGFKLDAGDPEYYRASDRSAVPLHPNEHCEAWAIVGLRYSFNEYRACWKQAGQPLVQRLRDKNHTWDENGLASLIPNGLAQGLTGYAYICPDMIGGGMLGDVENNPDFRVDQELFVRYAQCSALFPMMQFSTAPWRVLDQEHLEYCKATARLHSELGDTFLELAHHSSQTGEPIMRHMAYVFPDGGFEEVTDQFLVGDDILVAPVIMKGTRSRTISFPGAEWQGDDGSIVAGPCTRSVEAPLSRLPWYRRRE; this is encoded by the coding sequence ATGGGGAGCCAGCAGCTACACATTCAATTGAAAGAGGGGGAAGCTTGGTGGGGTGGCGATGTTACGGATGGAATACATATGCCTTTCGGTAGAAAACCCTTTGAAAGAGACTTGACGATTGGTATATCCGGTAATCAGGCTGCTCCGCTTCTTGTTTCGAGCCATGGTCGTTATGTATGGTCCGAGCATCCCATTCGATATAGCTTCGCAAACGGTGCTCTAACTGTAGCCTGTGATGCGGGTGAAGTTGTGTTGGAGGATCGTGGGACTGATCTGCGTAGCGCATTTCTTGCATCGGCCAAGAACCATTTTCCTTCCACGGGAACACTGCCTGACGCACGCTTTTTCACAGTGCCGCAGTACAATTTGTGGATTGAGCTTCAATACGAGCCGACACAGGATAAGACGATCGAATATGCCGAGAGTGTGCTGGCAAATGGTTTTCCACCTGGAGTCATTATGATTGATGATAATTGGATGGAGGATTACGGGGTTTGGAAGTTCCGTTCCGACCGTTTTCCCGATCCGAAAGCAATGACAGATAAGCTGCATGAGATGGGATTCCAAGTCATGCTATGGACATGTCCATTCGTCAGTCCGGATAATGCGGCGAATTTCCGGATGCTGGAGAGGGAGGGCTTTCTGCTTCAGGATGAGCATGGGGAAGTGGCCATTCGCAGATGGTGGAACGGCTATAGCGCTGTGCTGGACTGCACGAATAAGGATGCCGTTGATTGGTATTGTGGGCAGCTAGGGCAATTAATCGACGACTATGGAATTGATGGCTTTAAGCTGGACGCAGGAGACCCTGAATATTACAGAGCTTCGGACCGAAGTGCAGTGCCCCTTCATCCGAATGAGCATTGTGAGGCTTGGGCTATTGTGGGGCTTCGTTATTCCTTTAATGAGTACAGAGCCTGCTGGAAGCAAGCGGGGCAGCCATTGGTGCAGAGACTGAGGGATAAGAATCATACGTGGGATGAGAACGGATTAGCCTCGCTTATTCCGAACGGTCTGGCACAAGGACTTACAGGCTATGCTTATATTTGCCCAGATATGATTGGCGGTGGAATGCTTGGTGACGTCGAAAATAACCCGGATTTTCGCGTTGATCAAGAATTGTTTGTTCGTTATGCGCAGTGTTCGGCATTATTTCCAATGATGCAGTTCTCAACAGCACCATGGCGTGTATTGGATCAGGAGCATCTTGAATATTGTAAGGCTACAGCTAGGCTTCACTCGGAGCTGGGAGACACCTTTCTTGAACTAGCACACCATTCATCGCAGACCGGAGAGCCAATCATGCGGCATATGGCTTACGTATTTCCGGATGGAGGCTTTGAAGAGGTAACTGATCAGTTTTTAGTTGGTGATGATATTCTTGTTGCTCCTGTTATTATGAAGGGAACGCGTAGCCGTACAATCTCTTTCCCTGGTGCGGAATGGCAGGGAGACGATGGGAGCATTGTAGCCGGACCTTGCACACGCAGCGTCGAAGCTCCACTTTCCCGCCTTCCATGGTATCGCCGGAGAGAGTAG
- a CDS encoding histidine phosphatase family protein, producing MKIGLVRHFKVMKDYPKGKRYSASDVTQWFQEYDLAEIEEGSTDLCGIEWNQCLVSDMTRARITAEKIFEGTILVKADLREIPAPKFTTKLKLPFLGWLILIRLSVLMNRQTRQDIKIAKERINKVLDEAVASDLENVLIVSHAALMMYMSRELIKRGFHGPKLGYPTNGKLYVFEG from the coding sequence TTGAAAATCGGTTTGGTTAGACATTTTAAGGTGATGAAAGATTACCCTAAGGGGAAACGATATAGCGCAAGTGACGTGACGCAATGGTTTCAAGAATACGATCTCGCTGAGATCGAAGAGGGAAGCACCGACTTATGCGGGATTGAGTGGAATCAATGTCTCGTAAGTGATATGACGAGAGCAAGAATAACTGCGGAGAAAATATTCGAGGGAACCATACTCGTAAAAGCCGATCTAAGGGAAATTCCTGCACCTAAGTTTACTACGAAGCTTAAGCTGCCGTTCTTAGGGTGGCTAATATTAATACGGCTCTCCGTACTAATGAATCGTCAGACCCGTCAGGATATCAAAATTGCGAAGGAGCGCATCAATAAGGTACTCGATGAGGCGGTCGCATCTGACTTAGAAAATGTACTGATCGTAAGTCATGCAGCATTAATGATGTACATGAGCAGAGAGCTAATCAAGCGAGGCTTCCACGGCCCTAAGCTCGGATACCCAACTAACGGGAAGCTTTATGTTTTTGAGGGGTAG
- a CDS encoding helix-turn-helix domain-containing protein — translation MSFDYSIIGYRIKKAREDKGITQETLAESMDVSNAYISKIERGRTPVNLDNLDKICTVLETTTDYILRGTSTTNDEYMRNEIIDMLEGCSPEKIKLIANVIKPIIDYKG, via the coding sequence TTGAGCTTTGATTATTCTATAATTGGTTATCGAATTAAGAAAGCTAGGGAAGACAAAGGGATTACGCAAGAAACTCTAGCTGAGTCTATGGACGTGTCCAATGCTTATATAAGCAAGATTGAAAGAGGCCGAACACCAGTTAATCTCGATAATTTGGATAAAATATGTACCGTTCTCGAGACGACTACGGATTATATTTTGCGTGGAACGAGTACGACTAACGATGAATATATGCGGAATGAAATTATAGATATGCTGGAAGGCTGCTCACCGGAAAAAATTAAGCTGATCGCAAATGTGATTAAGCCGATTATTGATTATAAAGGGTAA
- a CDS encoding helix-turn-helix domain-containing protein, with translation MQESIYQLIGVRVGSIRKAKGLTQEQLAELASTSHSYIGDLERGERNVTLQSLEKVSEALGVNFFELFNNGKLPDIEKKNSTIRKIVELLVDKEDAEIEKAFNVLNALFK, from the coding sequence ATGCAAGAATCCATTTATCAGTTGATCGGTGTGCGAGTGGGCAGCATTAGAAAGGCAAAAGGACTAACCCAAGAGCAGCTTGCTGAATTAGCTAGTACCTCCCATTCATACATTGGCGATCTTGAGAGGGGCGAGAGGAACGTTACGCTTCAAAGTCTAGAAAAAGTTTCCGAAGCTCTTGGAGTCAATTTCTTCGAGTTGTTTAATAACGGGAAACTTCCAGATATAGAAAAGAAAAACTCGACAATCCGGAAGATTGTCGAGTTACTTGTGGATAAAGAGGATGCGGAAATTGAAAAAGCGTTTAATGTTTTGAATGCTTTGTTCAAATAG
- a CDS encoding DUF3427 domain-containing protein, with amino-acid sequence MKQGLYEQVINQLTANQLTNLDTSSFEIGKEKLDVEEARKLLSNYIGLVTRRALKMVREQTNNDEELILAQVQTCNEMISTLKGSLGQEECDLLKLDEQGEVLTYIYSKINHIRSFKNEKIIRPATPLSQSSLFTGSHSEPNMLHELKHEIVTSDRIDFLVSFIKWSGLRILMEQLETFTSNGGQLRVITTTYMEATDYKAIIELSKLPNTEIKISYDTDRTRLHAKAYVFKRDTGFTTAYVGSSNLSNPALTSGLEWNLKVTEKDSYDVLKKIEATFESYWNDREFRSFTPSDTEHEQLLKQALLPNKSGAQGSLYFPFEITPYDYQKEILEKLEAQRTLYGRTNNLVVAATGVGKTVVSAFDYKRFAEKRPQARLLFVAHREEILRQSRDTFRYIIKDLNFGELHVGSNQAQGLDHLFISIQSFNSMRLTDNTTSEFYDFIVVDEFHHAAAPSYQKLLSYYKPQILLGLTATPERMDSKDVLGYFGDTIAAEIRLTDAIDRKLLSPFQYFGVTDQVDLSQVKWSRRGYDLAELENLYTNNKIRVMQILNSMKKYVTDMEQVKGLGFCVGVDHAIYMAKVFEEAGLPAIALHGKSSDDDRRQAKARLTSGEIKMIFVVDLYNEGVDIPAVNTILFLRPTESLTVFLQQLGRGLRLAEGKECLTVLDFIGQAHQDYNFQDKYRALIGHTKHSVQHYVENGFSSLPRGSFIQLEKQTKAYILRNLKQAITNRRSLIHKIKYFEGDTGLDLSLANFVRYHGLSLYELYGGRNGNRTFNGLKEEAGVAEAREGYSWSNSDFVAKRVPALLNLNSRRLIKFLLTYLENGVPPRSEEERLMLNVFYYTFYRSEPAKHGFADVDGAIQTTLAYPAFREEVIEILKYKLTHLDFVDRPNEFPFTCPLDIHCSYSMDQILAAFGYWNEEKAPSFREGVKYFEDKMTDIFFITLNKSDKDFSPSTLYEDYAINERLFHWQTQSRTSEDSKTAQRYIHHKQMGSRIALFVREYKEENNYTSPFVFLGEAEYIKHEGNKPMSFVWRLKVDMPPAMVPAANKVIV; translated from the coding sequence ATGAAACAAGGCCTCTATGAGCAAGTAATCAACCAACTTACGGCTAATCAACTGACTAACTTAGATACATCCTCATTCGAGATCGGCAAAGAAAAGCTTGATGTCGAAGAAGCGCGTAAGCTGCTATCCAACTACATCGGTCTTGTAACTCGTAGAGCCTTGAAGATGGTGCGTGAGCAGACTAACAATGACGAGGAGCTTATTTTAGCTCAAGTCCAAACCTGTAACGAGATGATATCGACGCTGAAGGGCAGCCTTGGACAGGAAGAGTGCGACTTGCTGAAGCTGGACGAGCAGGGCGAAGTACTGACGTATATCTATTCCAAAATCAATCACATTCGCTCCTTCAAGAATGAGAAAATCATTCGTCCGGCGACTCCCTTGTCCCAAAGCTCCTTATTCACTGGCTCTCACTCCGAGCCGAATATGCTGCATGAGTTAAAGCACGAGATCGTTACATCCGATAGGATTGATTTTCTCGTCTCGTTCATCAAGTGGAGCGGTCTTCGCATTCTCATGGAACAGCTAGAAACCTTTACTTCTAATGGAGGTCAACTCCGTGTCATCACGACGACGTACATGGAAGCGACCGACTATAAAGCGATCATCGAGCTGAGTAAGCTGCCCAACACTGAAATCAAAATCTCATACGATACAGATCGGACACGACTGCATGCGAAAGCGTATGTGTTCAAACGTGATACCGGATTTACTACTGCTTATGTCGGCTCCTCTAACCTGTCTAATCCCGCTCTCACAAGTGGTCTGGAGTGGAATCTTAAGGTGACGGAGAAGGACTCTTATGATGTCCTGAAGAAAATCGAGGCGACGTTCGAGAGCTACTGGAACGATCGGGAATTCCGTAGCTTCACACCGTCCGACACCGAGCACGAACAACTGCTTAAGCAAGCCCTCCTACCGAACAAATCCGGTGCGCAGGGCTCGCTTTATTTTCCGTTCGAGATTACGCCTTACGATTACCAGAAAGAAATTCTCGAGAAGCTAGAAGCCCAAAGAACATTATATGGACGTACTAATAATCTAGTCGTTGCCGCTACGGGTGTGGGTAAAACCGTCGTGTCGGCGTTCGACTACAAGAGATTTGCCGAGAAAAGACCACAAGCGAGACTGCTGTTTGTCGCTCATCGGGAAGAAATTCTGAGACAGAGCCGGGATACTTTCCGCTATATCATAAAGGACTTAAACTTCGGCGAGCTACATGTGGGCAGCAACCAAGCACAAGGCTTGGATCATCTGTTCATCAGCATTCAGAGCTTTAATTCTATGAGGCTTACGGACAACACAACATCTGAGTTCTACGATTTCATCGTTGTGGATGAGTTTCACCACGCAGCAGCTCCTTCCTATCAAAAACTGCTCTCCTACTATAAGCCGCAGATTCTGCTAGGACTAACCGCAACGCCGGAACGGATGGACAGCAAAGACGTGCTTGGTTACTTTGGGGATACGATTGCAGCCGAAATCCGCCTCACGGATGCAATCGACCGGAAGCTACTTAGTCCATTTCAATATTTTGGCGTGACTGACCAAGTCGATCTCTCTCAGGTGAAGTGGTCGCGACGTGGGTACGATCTTGCTGAGCTCGAAAACTTATACACGAATAATAAAATCCGGGTCATGCAGATCCTGAACAGTATGAAGAAGTACGTTACTGATATGGAGCAAGTCAAGGGGCTTGGATTCTGTGTCGGCGTTGATCATGCCATCTATATGGCTAAAGTTTTCGAGGAAGCGGGATTGCCTGCCATTGCGCTTCATGGTAAATCGAGCGACGATGACCGTAGACAAGCAAAAGCCCGGCTCACGAGTGGCGAGATCAAAATGATCTTCGTAGTGGATCTATATAATGAAGGAGTCGATATTCCGGCGGTCAATACGATTCTATTCCTACGGCCCACGGAGAGTTTAACGGTATTTCTCCAACAATTAGGGCGTGGCTTGAGGCTTGCAGAAGGGAAAGAGTGCCTAACCGTGCTTGATTTTATCGGACAAGCCCATCAGGACTACAACTTTCAGGATAAGTACCGAGCATTAATTGGTCACACGAAGCATTCCGTTCAGCACTATGTTGAGAATGGATTTTCAAGTCTGCCCAGAGGTAGCTTTATTCAATTGGAGAAACAGACAAAAGCATATATCCTTCGTAACCTGAAACAAGCGATAACAAATCGTAGAAGCTTGATTCATAAGATCAAATATTTTGAGGGAGATACTGGATTAGATCTCTCGTTAGCAAATTTCGTGCGTTATCATGGACTAAGCTTGTACGAGTTATATGGTGGAAGAAATGGGAATCGAACATTTAATGGTCTTAAAGAAGAAGCGGGTGTTGCGGAAGCTCGAGAGGGATACTCATGGAGTAACTCCGACTTTGTCGCCAAAAGAGTTCCAGCCCTCCTCAACTTGAATTCTCGGAGGCTGATAAAGTTCCTCCTGACTTATCTTGAGAATGGTGTTCCCCCGCGCTCGGAAGAGGAGCGGCTGATGCTGAATGTTTTTTATTATACTTTTTATCGGTCCGAGCCGGCCAAACATGGATTTGCTGACGTGGATGGGGCGATTCAAACTACACTTGCCTATCCCGCTTTTCGCGAAGAAGTCATCGAAATCTTGAAGTACAAGCTAACGCATCTCGACTTCGTGGACAGGCCTAATGAGTTCCCTTTTACATGCCCACTCGACATCCATTGTAGCTACTCCATGGATCAGATCTTAGCCGCGTTTGGCTACTGGAACGAAGAAAAGGCACCGAGCTTCCGGGAAGGCGTAAAGTACTTTGAAGATAAAATGACTGACATCTTCTTTATTACCTTAAACAAGTCAGATAAGGATTTCTCGCCCTCTACGCTATACGAAGACTATGCGATCAATGAGCGATTGTTTCACTGGCAGACGCAGAGCCGGACGTCGGAGGACTCCAAGACGGCGCAGCGATACATTCATCATAAGCAGATGGGATCGCGGATCGCCTTGTTCGTTCGGGAGTATAAAGAAGAGAATAACTATACTTCTCCGTTTGTTTTTCTAGGTGAGGCGGAATATATAAAGCATGAGGGAAATAAGCCGATGAGCTTCGTCTGGCGATTAAAAGTAGATATGCCTCCAGCGATGGTGCCGGCTGCAAATAAAGTTATCGTGTAG
- a CDS encoding AraC family transcriptional regulator produces MSMLDDTYPFNLFEPECDGVTIFSPHWHNDCLELIFITEGQIELHIGGKSLFGTKGDLFLIGEGVIHSGYVVDKPPMYYTILLDRSRLASSDFMNVASRSLLTGKMMLPVLIKPGDTIYDASTAVIRSIIHEFTRKKEGYEVAIKSYLHVLLLELSREYGVTSTGSNSRDLSALQRAERLKEVISHIESHYAERLLVSDAAKIACMSPYHFCRVFKHTVGRTFTEYIHLYRISKAEALIRDSNLSITLIAEQTGFGTIQYLDELFKRYRGCTPVQFRKRT; encoded by the coding sequence ATGTCAATGCTAGACGATACATATCCGTTCAATTTGTTCGAGCCTGAATGCGATGGCGTAACGATTTTCTCTCCCCATTGGCATAACGATTGTTTAGAGCTCATTTTTATTACTGAAGGTCAAATAGAGCTACATATTGGTGGTAAATCATTGTTTGGTACGAAAGGTGATCTTTTTCTAATTGGGGAAGGTGTCATTCATAGTGGTTATGTCGTCGACAAACCTCCTATGTATTACACGATATTGCTCGATCGGAGTCGTCTGGCAAGCTCTGATTTCATGAATGTAGCTTCACGTTCCCTCCTAACGGGAAAGATGATGCTTCCAGTTCTCATTAAACCCGGAGATACAATATATGATGCCAGTACAGCCGTAATCCGCTCTATTATTCATGAATTCACACGTAAAAAAGAGGGATACGAGGTTGCCATCAAGTCCTATCTGCACGTATTACTACTTGAGCTGTCCCGTGAGTATGGTGTAACATCAACCGGAAGCAATTCGCGGGACCTGTCAGCCCTACAACGAGCGGAGAGGTTAAAGGAAGTGATTTCCCATATTGAATCCCATTACGCGGAAAGGCTGCTAGTGAGCGATGCTGCAAAAATTGCCTGCATGAGTCCGTATCATTTCTGTCGCGTATTTAAGCATACCGTTGGGAGAACCTTTACAGAATATATCCACCTCTATCGAATTAGCAAAGCAGAAGCGCTTATACGTGACAGCAATCTGTCCATCACCTTAATCGCCGAACAAACTGGCTTTGGCACCATTCAATATTTAGACGAGCTATTCAAGCGATACCGAGGATGTACCCCTGTCCAGTTCCGTAAGCGGACATAG
- the mutT gene encoding 8-oxo-dGTP diphosphatase MutT codes for MIEVAAAIIENGQGRILIARRKKGKSQEGLWEFPGGKLEPGESPEACLVRELQEEMGIEISPYSYFGENEHDYGTVQIKLIAYLATYSHGEIRLVDHDDYRWSKREELREYEWAPADVPFVDWLIDRDLS; via the coding sequence ATGATTGAAGTGGCAGCGGCCATTATTGAGAACGGACAAGGACGAATATTAATTGCGAGGCGGAAAAAGGGGAAGTCCCAAGAAGGTTTATGGGAATTTCCCGGAGGGAAGCTGGAGCCTGGCGAGTCGCCGGAAGCGTGCCTCGTTCGAGAGCTGCAAGAGGAAATGGGGATCGAGATCTCGCCTTACTCTTATTTCGGGGAAAACGAGCATGATTATGGAACGGTTCAGATCAAGCTAATTGCTTATCTGGCTACATATTCACATGGCGAAATAAGGCTAGTCGATCACGACGATTATCGTTGGTCGAAGCGCGAAGAGCTTCGAGAGTATGAGTGGGCTCCTGCTGATGTTCCTTTTGTGGATTGGCTGATAGACAGAGATCTATCGTAG